Genomic DNA from Hymenobacter jejuensis:
TGCCCATTAGTACCCGCACCGGGGTTCGGTTGGGTTGGCTCAGGTAGTCCAGCGGAGGCGTGGGCAAGGTTTTGCCATCCAGCACCGGCCCAAACAACTGTAATCCACCGGGACCACTGGCAATTTTCGCCTGCGCTTGCAGCAGCGTAGCCGTGGGCAAGGTAAGTAGCTGCCGCGCTTGGTCGGCGGGTAGGTGCAACTCCTCAAGCAGCCGACGCGTGACGGTGGCTGCCGTTAGGGTATCGCGGATAGACTGCACGGCTCCACTTTCCAGAATGACTTGCTGAAACAACCCCTGCGCTGCCGGCGCCACCAGCACCGCGCTCACCAGCTTGGCGCCCGCCGATTCGCCCATAACGGTCACGCGGGCCGGATCGCCGCCGAAAGCGCTGATGTTTTGGTGTACCCACCGGAGGGCTGCTATTGCGTCCAGCAAGCCGCAATTACTAGACTCCCGATACTCACGACCCAAGGCCTCGCCCAAATACAGAAAGCCCAGGCTGCCCAACCGATAGTTGATACTAACCGTCACGATGTCATCGCGTTGGGCAAACACGGCACCATTGAAATCGGAACCGGAGCCGCCAGTAAATGCGCCCCCGTGCACCCACACGACTACCGGTTTTCGGGAGTTAGCCGCCGCCGTGGCGGGCGCCCACACGTTGAGTGTCAGGCAGTTTTCTTCCCCTTGCACAGCGCCGCCAGCAACCTGCGCCGCCTTCGGGCCAAAAGCAGAGGCCAGCCGCACGCCTTGCCACGGCTGCACCGGCTGAGGCGATCGGAAACGCCACCCGCCCACCGGCGCCTC
This window encodes:
- a CDS encoding carboxylesterase/lipase family protein, giving the protein MTKSGSERKSYELISGLTKASGLFMLLLLAAPIATRPCAAQALRKPPSVAVTAPVVQTQHGRLQGVSEGGMRIFRGIAYAEAPVGGWRFRSPQPVQPWQGVRLASAFGPKAAQVAGGAVQGEENCLTLNVWAPATAAANSRKPVVVWVHGGAFTGGSGSDFNGAVFAQRDDIVTVSINYRLGSLGFLYLGEALGREYRESSNCGLLDAIAALRWVHQNISAFGGDPARVTVMGESAGAKLVSAVLVAPAAQGLFQQVILESGAVQSIRDTLTAATVTRRLLEELHLPADQARQLLTLPTATLLQAQAKIASGPGGLQLFGPVLDGKTLPTPPLDYLSQPNRTPVRVLMGTNREEAGLFINMWPTLTSPNREVLTALFGKNDSHVWQAYTAAQARQAPEQAWLSVLTDYLYRLATYRMAQTLADTKHPVWLYRFDYQDNEGQRPVHARELGYVWNSLPGTPASASSAKTEGQQLAEQMHTQWVQFIRTGSPSAVWPRYTASRQIMVFDSVSRALPLTSPYEDPAFPVQGFVL